In the genome of Plasmodium yoelii strain 17X genome assembly, chromosome: 14, one region contains:
- a CDS encoding thioredoxin peroxidase 2, putative, with the protein MRVLNSLFSNVYRRSVRSFSHVTQKAHDFTAQGVNKNNEIINVQLSSYIGKKYCCLFFYPLNYTFVCPTEVIEFNKHVKSFEEKNVELLGISVDSVYSHIAWKNMPIEKGGIGNINFTLVSDINKEISKNYNVLYDNSFALRGLFIIDLEGKIRHKTVNDLSIGRNVNEVLRVIDSIIHVDTSGNVCPINWKKGDKSFKPNNEALLDYLNTEYKK; encoded by the coding sequence atgagagtTTTAAACAGTTTATTCAGTAACGTATATAGAAGATCAGTGAGATCGTTTTCTCATGTTACTCAGAAGGCTCATGATTTTACAGCACAAGgagtaaataaaaataatgaaatcaTAAATGTTCAATTATCATCTTATATaggtaaaaaatattgttgtttgtttttttaccCTTTAAACTATACATTTGTTTGCCCAACAGAAGTAATAGAATTTAATAAACATGTAAAATCatttgaagaaaaaaatgtagaaCTATTAGGAATATCTGTAGATTCAGTTTATAGTCATATAGCATGGAAAAATATGCCTATCGAAAAAGGGGGTATAggaaatattaattttacatTAGTATCAGATATAAACAAAgaaatttcaaaaaattataatgtcCTATATGATAACTCTTTTGCCTTAAGAGGGTTATTTATAATAGATTTAGAAGGAAAAATTAGGCATAAAACTGTTAATGATTTATCAATAGGCAGAAACGTTAATGAAGTTTTAAGAGTTATAGATTCTATAATTCATGTTGATACAAGTGGTAATGTTTGCCCAATCAATTGGAAAAAAGGAGACAAATCTTTTAAACCCAATAATGAAGCCTTACTTGATTATTTAAATACTGAATACAAAAAGTAA
- a CDS encoding SUN domain-containing protein, putative produces MTIHTGNNRRHAKDEKNESKSKPKGRKGNSDNEANYNIDPHENEDNSLIQVLHSYEDFQNNKNYTKLKPCKTKETKFGRVRKTLIKIFSLSDLEVNEPNKNNFNRKKNGPNNVLLTSRMVMWNKIENNNDPMYDLKIESSHNKSFVNIIANYISMLLNDILNDRKGIAYIAIFMIVLSILITCISGFITIFNNAKIDLDTWGIIPSKSSYDGVNKFMGYLKLGEEESNKKIINQNKNTRQNSKAWKFQELFDDVKNKINESINLNFINKKESGNVSETYSNIKNKQKELENNFKRIETHLKKMESKLKTLQNDIISKTSDIDYFKNDSKKEVENIKKKLQDNYQLFQNKFVDYLKIIDDIKIDVSEKKKTIFNEIENKVHANQISIEEGISSKIEHQKNYFFEKFSKLEKQMEDIEISIANKTYSNFENNEFLKNGGDEKKNVYIYADKQIEDIKKITDEENKKLLTEYKKKQIETEEENINRNNYISKKLAIIEDIRKELDILKERTEASKTFLDKIFPNLELKMLKNVENKMKYYLEIYKKDIINELTETTVISNEKKYKNMALKQEKSQKEFFKKINIQINSQIKNIKEELNKSIDNALHSKEFKNDKDLIKKINQTNYNAIETLQEKVDELYNEFILDYNQIDWALESLGAKIVYKMTSYPLNKNDFIEKFLNQIVSFLPSEEIYGMVKPMGKDPSIILKPSNFPGDCFSFKGNTGKVTIHLPATINVTSVSIQHVHENISNNVNATPKYFSVYGVVDPNWPEHFEESNIDYNDFKNSSLYSCLHKEYGILYPNEILEKWIKHNKNPSVIHIGDFYFDRKKRISTYQTKHCFPFKRIIFEFTDNYGAPYTCIYRLKVHGQRCIRKLK; encoded by the exons ATGACCATACATACAGGTAATAATAGACGTCACgcaaaagatgaaaaaaatgaatcgAAAAGTAAACCAAAGGGCAGAAAGGGGAATAGTGACAATGAAgcaaattataatattgacCCCcatgaaaatgaagataattCTTTAATACAAGTATTACATAGTTATGAagattttcaaaataataagaacTATACGAAATTAAAACCTTGTAAAACGAAAGAAACAAAATTTGGAAGAGTTCGAAAAactttaataaaaatattttcattaagtGATTTAGAAGTAAATGaaccaaataaaaataattttaatagaaaaaaaaatggtccTAATAATGTTCTTTTAACTAGCCGGATGGTAATGTGgaataaaatagaaaataataatgaccCAATGTATGATTTAAAAATTGAAAGTTCTCATAATAAGTcttttgtaaatattataGCTAATTATATTAGTATGCTTTTAAACgatatattaaatgataGAAAAGGAATAGCATATATAGCTATTTTTATGATTGTTTTGTCTATTCTTATTACTTGTATATCTGgctttattactatttttaacAATGCCAAAATAGATTTGGATACTTGGGGAATTATTCCATCCAAAAGTAGTTATGATGGTGTAAATAAATTCATGGGGTATCTCAAACTAGGAGAAGAAGagagtaataaaaaaattattaaccaaaataaaaacacTAGGCAAAACAGTAAAGCGTGGAAATTTCAAGAATTGTTCGATGatgtgaaaaataaaataaacgaaAGTATTAATCTAAATTTTATCAACAAAAAGGAAAGTGGTAATGTATCTGAAACATATtccaatataaaaaataaacaaaaggaattagaaaataattttaaaaggATAGAaacacatttaaaaaaaatggaatctAAATTAAAGACATTACAAAATGATATAATTAGCAAAACTAGTGATATagattattttaaaaatgattcGAAAAAAGAAGTtgaaaatatcaaaaagaAATTACAAGATAATTATCAActatttcaaaataaatttgtaGATTATCTCAAAATTAttgatgatataaaaattgatgttagtgaaaaaaaaaaaacaatttttaatgAGATAGAAAACAAAGTACACGCTAATCAAATAAGCATTGAAGAGGGGATTTCTAGTAAAATAGAACAtcagaaaaattatttttttgaaaaattttcTAAACTGGAAAAACAAATGGAAGATATAGAAATAAGCATAGCCAATAAAACATAttcaaattttgaaaataatgaatttttgaaaaacggaggtgatgaaaaaaaaaatgtatatatatatgcagaTAAACAAATTGaagacataaaaaaaataactgatgaagaaaataagaAATTGTTGACCGAATATAAAAAGAAACAAATAGAAAcagaagaagaaaatattaacagaaataattatatatcaaaaaaattagcCATAATAGAGGATATAAGAAAAGAGTTAGACATATTAAAAGAAAGAACAGAAGCATCGAAAACATTTTTAGATAAAATATTTCCAAATCTCGAACtcaaaatgttaaaaaatgtcgaaaataaaatgaaatattatttagaaatatataaaaaagatattATAAATGAACTTACAGAAACAACAGTAATATCtaacgaaaaaaaatataaaaatatggcaTTAAAGCAAGAAAAATCTCAAAAGGAgttctttaaaaaaatcaacattcaaattaattcccaaataaaaaatataaaagaagaaCTAAATAAATCTATAGATAACGCTCTTCATAGTAAAGAATtcaaaaatgataaagatcttataaaaaaaataaatcaaactAATTATAATGCTATTGAAACCTTACAAGAAAAAGTAGATGAactatataatgaatttatattagATTATAATCAAATAGATTGGGCTCTAGAATCATTAGGAGCAAAGATTGTTTATAAAATGACTAGTTATCcattaaataaaaacgattttatagaaaaattCCTAAACCAAATTGTTTCATTTCTACCCTCCGAAGAAATATATGGAATGGTTAAACCAATGGGAAAAGACCCatcaattatattaaaacCTTCAAATTTCCCAGGAGattgtttttcttttaaagGGAATACAGGAAAAGTAACTATACATCTTCCAGCTACTATTAATGTTACATCTGTTTCAATACAACATGTTCATGAAAATATAAGTAACAACGTAAATGCAACtccaaaatatttttctgtTTATGGTGTTGTTGATCCAAATTGGCCTGAACATTTCGAGGAATCAAATATTGATTATAACGATTTTAAAAATAGCTCCTTATACTCATGTTTACATAAAGAATATGGTATTTTATATCCCAATgaaattttagaaaaatggATAAAACATAACAAAAATCCAAGTGTCATACATATAGGTGATTTTTACTTTGATCGAAAAAAAAGGATATCTACCTACCAAACCAAGCACTGTTTTCCATTTAAGCG AATTATATTCGAATTTACGGACAACTATGGCGCCCCATATACTTGCATTTATAGACTTAAGGTACATGGTCAAAGATGCATAAGAAAGTTAAAGTAA
- a CDS encoding peptidyl-prolyl cis-trans isomerase, putative has product MLNKSIKGGRIIGNKCFKWWNNLHISWKIAIGSTVLFPPLWNYNERKKAKRKQVYYNKAIRDYVFFDIAVENKYIGRVLIGLYSDQVPLSVENFIQLSEGYKVKDKYIGYRNTYIHKIYPGIGLIGGNVLNDKEGLSIYGKKFPDENFDMEFVQDGDVALYNQGPHSNTSQFIITFAPMPILHKHNVVIGTVLKGMDIIRTIETMGTKLGNPMYDIKIINCGLYRSLEEDGPPFFNVTSILDKNNQNFISKKEFEHMSEQERKELLGNAAASYKAREKKELGLTK; this is encoded by the coding sequence ATGCTTAATAAAAGCATAAAAGGAGGTAGAATAATAGGGaataaatgttttaaatgGTGGAATAATTTACACATATCATGGAAAATAGCAATCGGTTCTACAGTTCTGTTTCCACCATTATGGAATTATAATGAAAGAAAAAAGGCGAAAAGAAAACAGGTGTATTATAACAAAGCAATAAGAgattatgtattttttgatatagcagtagaaaataaatacattgGTAGAGTACTTATCGGTTTATATTCAGATCAAGTACCATTATCAGTAGAAAATTTTATACAACTTTCTGAAGGATATAAAGTTaaagataaatatattggGTATAGGAAtacatatattcataaaatttatccTGGTATTGGATTAATAGGAGGAAATGTATTAAATGATAAAGAAGGCTTAAGTATATATGGAAAGAAATTTCCtgatgaaaattttgataTGGAATTTGTACAGGATGGTGATGTTGCTTTATATAATCAAGGCCCTCATAGTAATACCTCACaatttattataacatttgCACCTATGCCTATATTACATAAACATAATGTAGTAATTGGAACAGTTTTGAAAGGTATGGATATTATAAGAACTATTGAAACTATGGGAACAAAGTTAGGAAATCCAATGtatgatataaaaattattaattgtGGCTTATATCGAAGTTTAGAAGAAGATGGACCACCTTTTTTTAATGTAACAAGTATTCtggataaaaataatcaaaacTTTATATCTAAAAAGGAATTTGAACACATGTCTGAGCAAGAAAGAAAGGAATTGTTGGGTAATGCTGCAGCCTCTTACAAAGCCCGAGAAAAAAAGGAGCTTGGATTGactaaataa
- a CDS encoding 10 kDa chaperonin, putative, whose translation MASSIAKKFIPLMDRILISKIVPKTTTKSGLFLPESATEPSYTGKVLAVGPGRITSNGNKIPPSVKEGDVVVLPEYGGSSLKIDGEEFFVYRDDDIIGIIKDQ comes from the exons Atg GCTTCTTCAATAGCAAAAAAATTCATTCCATTAATGGATCGTATTTTAATAAGTAAAATTGTGCCAAAAACCACCACAAAATCTGGATTATTTTTACCAGAAAGTGCAACCGAACCTTCATACACAGGAAAA GTATTGGCAGTTGGACCTGGACGCATAACAAGCAATGGAAATAAAATTCCACCTAGTGTAAAAGAAGGTGATGTTGTTGTTTTACCAGAATATGGAGGATCCTCATTAAAAATTGATGGCGAAGAATTTTTTGTCTATAGAGATGATGATATAATAGGCATTATTAAAGACCAATGA